TATGTCACGGGGCGCTTTGGGAGGCAGGGGCGAGACGACCTGCGCCGGCAGCTGTGACTCAGGTGGATGGAGTGAGTTCTCGATCCAGCTCGGCGAGGCGTTGCGGAGTGCCGACGTCGATCCATCGTCCCGTATGGCGCTGGCCGCGGACCTTGCCGGCGGCCATGGCGCCGCGCAGAAGGGGCGCCAACTTGGCCGGGCTGTTGTCGGGCAGGCCGGCGAACAGCGCTGGGTGGTAGGCGCCGAGTCCGGAGAAGGTGAGGCGCGGCTTGCCGTCGGCGTGGATGTGGCCGTCGGAGGCGAGGCGGAAATCGCCCTCCGGGTGGTGCGCGGGATTGTCGACCAGCAGGAGATGGGCGAGCGGGCCGTCGGCATCGAGGCCTTGGGCGGCCGCGCGCAACGCGCCGAAGTCGGCGTCGCAGAAGACGTCGCCGTTGACGACGACGAAGGCGGCGTCGCCGAGCAGCGGCAGGGCGTGGCGGATGCCGCCGGCGGTCTCCAGCGCGCTGGCTTCGGGCGACCAGGCGATGTTCACACCGAAGGCCGCGCCGTCACCGAGCGCATCTTCCAGCCGATGACCGAGGTGGGCGTGGTTGATGACCAGTTCGGTGAAGCCGGCGGCGCGCAGGCGTTCGATGTGCCACACGATCAGGGGCTTGCCGCCCACCGGCAGCAGCGGCTTGGGCGTGTGGTCGGTGAGCGGGCGCATGCGCTCGCCGCGGCCGGCGGCGAGGATCATCGCTCGGGTCATGGCGTATCCGGTGGAGTGGGGCGTGGCTCAGAAGGTGTAGCCGACCTGGGTTTCCTCGGGCTCGAGGCGGTCGAGCAGCTTGAGCAGGGGGCCGAGGTCGCGGTAGCGCTTGCAGGCGCGGCGCAGGTAGTCCATCACCAGCGGCATGTCGGCGAGGTAGCCGTCCTTGCCGTCGCGGTGGTACAGGCGGGCGAAGATGCCCAGCACCTTGATGTGGCGCTGCACGCCCATCCATTCGAAATCGCGGTGGAACTCGGCGAACTCCTCGCGCACCGGCAGGCCGAGCTTTTTCGCGGTCTCCCAGTAACGGATCAGCAGGTCGAGGATGAACGCCTCGTCCCAGCGGATGTAGGCGTCCTTGAACAGCGACACCAGGTCGTAGCTGATCGGACCGTATACCGCATCCTGGAAGTCGATGATGCCGGGGTTGGGGCCGAGGCCGTCGGCCGGTTCGAGCAGCATCAGGTTGCGCGAGTGGTAGTCACGATGCACGAAGACCCGCGGCTCGGCCAGGTTGACCGCGAGGATCCTGTCGAAGGCGGCGTTCAGCGTGGCGGTCTCGGCGTCGGTGAGGGTGACGCCCTTGTGGCGGGCGACGTACCACTCGGGAAAGAGCTGCAACTCGCGCAGCAGCAGCGCGCGGTCGTACTCGGGCAGCACGCCGGGGCGGCTGGCGGACTGGATGGCGGCGAGCGAACCGAGGGCGTCGGCGTAGAGGTGGGCGGCGCGGTGTTCGTCGTCCTGCGCCTCGAGCGCCTGCAGGTAGGTGGTCGAGCCGAGGTCCGACAGCAGCAGGAAGCCCTGCGCCAGGTCCTGCGCGAGCACCTCGGGTACATGCGCGCCGGCAGCGCGAAAGAGTTCGGCCACGTGCAGCCAGGGGCGCACGTCCTCCTTTTCCGGAGGGGCGTCCATGACGATGCGCGGGGGGCTGCCGTCGGCGAAGGTGGCGCGGAAATAGCGCCGGAAGCTGGCGTCGGCCGAGGCGGGGGCGAGTTCGAAGGACTGGCCGGGCAGGGCGGCGGCGAGCCAGGTCCTCAGTTGTTCTAGGCGATGCAAACCGGTTCTCCGCGGGCGTTCGTGTAGAATCCGCGAGTTTATCAATACGGTGGTCCGGGTGTGCAGCCGTGCACGCCGGACGATCGCAAAGGCTTGATCCGCATGGCTCCCCGTATGGCTCCAAACACGCGCATTCGTCTGATTCCGCTGCTGTTGCTCTGCATGTCGGGCGCGAGTCTCGCCGAATCCCTGCCGCCGCTGAAGGTGGCGCCGGATCTGCTGCGTGGCGTGCGACCCGCGGCGGTGCAGGCGCCGGAATCCGGTGTTTCGACCCCGGCAGCAGAGGAACCCGCGGCGGGGGAAGGGGCCGTGGCAGCGGGCGAGGCGCTTGATCCCACGGCGGCGAAGGCGCCGGCCGCCCCGGTCCTGCCGGCGGCGACCACGCCCCGTGCGCCGATCGAGGAGCGCGCCGTGCCGGCCGACGAGCCCGCAGCTGCAGCCGAGGCGGCGACCGCCGTCCCCGCACCGAAATCGGCGGCCGATACCCAGCAGCGTGAGCAGTCCTCGGCCACGCCAGCGGCACCCGCATCGGCGGCCGACACCCCGGTGTCTCGGGCCCCGCGGGATGCGCAGGCTTCGGCAGCGCCGCTGCCGGTCGGCACCACGGCCATCACCGCACTGCGCATCCACGGTTCGCGCGGCATCGAACTCGTCGCCGAGGGCGAGGCGGAGCTGCAGCGTGACGACACCGTGCTGACCGCCGACAAGGTCACCTATCGCGAGCCGACCGACGAGGCCGTCGCCGAGGGCAACGTCGTACTCAGCCGTGGCAGCGACACCATCAAGGGACCGCAGGCGACCCTGGTCGTCGGAGACCGCACCGGGCAATTCGAGTCGCCGCGTTACCAGCTTTCGCGTGCGCGCGGCCCTGCGCTGGCCGGTGATGCGCCGCGCTCGGTGTCCGGCAGCGGCGAGGCCGATGTGCTCAAGCTCGAGGGCGAGAACCAGTACCGCCTGAAGAACGCCACGTGGACGACCTGCAGCCCGACCGACCCCGACTGGTACATCAAGGCGCGCGACCTGGAGCTCGACTACGACCGCGAGGTCGGTACCGCGCGCGGCGGCTCGATCGTGTTCATGGACACGCCGCTGTTCTGGATGCCGTGGATCGAGTTCCCGCTCAATGGCCAGCGCCAGTCAGGACTGCTGCCACCGACCTTCGGCTCCTCGAACAAGACCGGCGTCGATTTCACCCAGCCCTACTACTGGAACATCGCGCCCAACTACGACGCGACCATCGCACCGCGCATCATGAGCCGGCGTGGCCTTCAGGTCGGTGGCGAGTTCCGCTACCTGGGAGCGGACTACCAGGGCACGACCCGCGTCGAATGGATGCCGGAAGACCGGGTGACGGGCGAGGAGCGCCGCCTCGGCTCGATCCAGCACCAGCATCGCTTCGCGCCCAACCTGTACGGTACGCTGGACCTGAACGCGGTGTCGGATGACGCCTACTTCGAGGATCTGTCTTCGAACATCGGTGTCGCCTCTCGCGTTAACCTGCTGAGGCAGGGGCTGCTGAGTTACAGCGGCGGCTGGTGGAATGCATCGGCCCGTGTCCAGAGCTACCAGACGCTCAGCCCGGATCCCGACAAACCGAAGAACGTCAGCCCATATCGCCGCGTGCCGCAGATTCTGGTGTCCGCGCTGCGTCCGGACCTGGCGGGAGGCCTCAGTGCGGGAATGGAGGCGGAGTACGTAAGGTTCGAGCATGAGTTGGCAAGCCGCGTCGACGGCGATCGCTTCACGGCCTACCCGCATCTCTCGCTGCCGATGCAGGGCGCTTCCTGGTTCGTCACGCCCAAGGTGGGCGTCAATTACAGCCAGTATTCGCTCGACAGGCCGGACGTCGCCAGCCAGGCCGGGTTGGCGACATCTATAACGCGGTCGGTGCCGATCGCCTCGATCGATAGCGGTCTGTTCTTCGATCGCGAGACCACGGCCTTCGGTCGTGACTACGTGCAGACGCTGGAGCCACGCCTCTTTTATCTGAAAGTGCCCTATCGCGACCAGAGCGAGATCCCGCTCTTCGATACCAGCCGGTACGACGTCGGGTTCGCGCAGATCTTTGCGGAGAACCGGTACTCGGGCAAGGATCGGATCGGCGACGCCAACGACCTGACTGCGGCAGTGACGACGCGCTTCATAGAGTCCGATACCGGCGTCGAGCGCCTGCGTGCACTGATCGGCCAGCGTTACTACTTCTCGGATCAGAAGGTTGGGCTGAACCAGTCGGAGACCTTGAGGGAGTCCGGTCGTGGCGCCGAGCTGCTCGCCGGCCTGGGCGGACGCATTTCGCGTTCGGTCTCGATCGACTCGTATGTCCAGTACAACACCGAAACCAATCGCAGCGAGCGGATCAATGCGAACGTTCGCTACCAGCCGGAGTTCGCGAAGGTGCTCAACCTCAGCTATCGCTATGCGCCGACCCTGCGCATCGTGGACGACATCGTCGGCCTCGAGGACATCGACGTCTCCGGCCAGTGGCCGATCGCGCGCAATTGGTACGGCGTTGGCCGCGTGACCCACTCGCTCAAGGACGACCGCGTCACCGAGGCCGTCGCCGGCCTCGAGTACGACGGCGGCTGCTGGGTCTTCCGCACCGCGGTGCACCGCTTCGCGATCGATGAAAGCGATGTCACCAACGCCATCTTCGTCCAGCTCGAACTCAACGACCTGGCCGGCATCGGCTCCAACCCGCTCAGCCTGATCAAGCGCAGCGTGCCGGGCTATGGCAAGATCAACGACTCCTCCGCCGACCGGGTGTTCGGTGCCGAGTGAGTCCCGCTCCGCGAATCCACAGCGAATGAACATGACCCGTCTTTTT
This genomic stretch from Thauera sp. GDN1 harbors:
- the murU gene encoding N-acetylmuramate alpha-1-phosphate uridylyltransferase MurU yields the protein MILAAGRGERMRPLTDHTPKPLLPVGGKPLIVWHIERLRAAGFTELVINHAHLGHRLEDALGDGAAFGVNIAWSPEASALETAGGIRHALPLLGDAAFVVVNGDVFCDADFGALRAAAQGLDADGPLAHLLLVDNPAHHPEGDFRLASDGHIHADGKPRLTFSGLGAYHPALFAGLPDNSPAKLAPLLRGAMAAGKVRGQRHTGRWIDVGTPQRLAELDRELTPST
- a CDS encoding phosphotransferase, producing MHRLEQLRTWLAAALPGQSFELAPASADASFRRYFRATFADGSPPRIVMDAPPEKEDVRPWLHVAELFRAAGAHVPEVLAQDLAQGFLLLSDLGSTTYLQALEAQDDEHRAAHLYADALGSLAAIQSASRPGVLPEYDRALLLRELQLFPEWYVARHKGVTLTDAETATLNAAFDRILAVNLAEPRVFVHRDYHSRNLMLLEPADGLGPNPGIIDFQDAVYGPISYDLVSLFKDAYIRWDEAFILDLLIRYWETAKKLGLPVREEFAEFHRDFEWMGVQRHIKVLGIFARLYHRDGKDGYLADMPLVMDYLRRACKRYRDLGPLLKLLDRLEPEETQVGYTF
- a CDS encoding LPS-assembly protein LptD, which produces MAPNTRIRLIPLLLLCMSGASLAESLPPLKVAPDLLRGVRPAAVQAPESGVSTPAAEEPAAGEGAVAAGEALDPTAAKAPAAPVLPAATTPRAPIEERAVPADEPAAAAEAATAVPAPKSAADTQQREQSSATPAAPASAADTPVSRAPRDAQASAAPLPVGTTAITALRIHGSRGIELVAEGEAELQRDDTVLTADKVTYREPTDEAVAEGNVVLSRGSDTIKGPQATLVVGDRTGQFESPRYQLSRARGPALAGDAPRSVSGSGEADVLKLEGENQYRLKNATWTTCSPTDPDWYIKARDLELDYDREVGTARGGSIVFMDTPLFWMPWIEFPLNGQRQSGLLPPTFGSSNKTGVDFTQPYYWNIAPNYDATIAPRIMSRRGLQVGGEFRYLGADYQGTTRVEWMPEDRVTGEERRLGSIQHQHRFAPNLYGTLDLNAVSDDAYFEDLSSNIGVASRVNLLRQGLLSYSGGWWNASARVQSYQTLSPDPDKPKNVSPYRRVPQILVSALRPDLAGGLSAGMEAEYVRFEHELASRVDGDRFTAYPHLSLPMQGASWFVTPKVGVNYSQYSLDRPDVASQAGLATSITRSVPIASIDSGLFFDRETTAFGRDYVQTLEPRLFYLKVPYRDQSEIPLFDTSRYDVGFAQIFAENRYSGKDRIGDANDLTAAVTTRFIESDTGVERLRALIGQRYYFSDQKVGLNQSETLRESGRGAELLAGLGGRISRSVSIDSYVQYNTETNRSERINANVRYQPEFAKVLNLSYRYAPTLRIVDDIVGLEDIDVSGQWPIARNWYGVGRVTHSLKDDRVTEAVAGLEYDGGCWVFRTAVHRFAIDESDVTNAIFVQLELNDLAGIGSNPLSLIKRSVPGYGKINDSSADRVFGAE